One segment of Panicum virgatum strain AP13 chromosome 3K, P.virgatum_v5, whole genome shotgun sequence DNA contains the following:
- the LOC120696685 gene encoding suppressor of mec-8 and unc-52 protein homolog 2-like isoform X2 — protein sequence MSSKKNYYKEKMMRRKEEKKEEPETPRYRDRAKERREDQNPDYEPTELGSFHAVAPPGTDLRLADAHKISIEKSKYLGGDLEHTHLVKGLDYALLHKVRSEIEKKPEAEDRKDAKSRSTKEDQAVSFRTATAKSVYQWIIKPQSIIKENELFLPGRMSFIYNMEEGVTNDIPTTLHRSKADCPIPEEMVTVSVDGSVLDRIAKIMTYLRLGSSGKVLKKKKKERDLKGKNNLVSADYDKAVKPSQTNGSALKHQSQKDMPPPPAPPRNNNFNGNEKQSAPVARADDNDIFVGDGVDYSAPNKEMSQSPVSEDMDESPHNHQKQTYFTEPMYGPIPPSEPAQAWQQPNGYDAVQAQMAAAGYQGDWSGYVYAEQQLAYPVQYLQQSTQEYDVLADPSISQDPRFMTQADKDRGLGSVFKRDDQRLNQLREKDARERDPNFISDSYSECYPGYQEYNNEIAGSDDEDDLSKMDMGGRAKGRLHRWDFETEEEWAKYNDQKEAMPKAAFQFGVKMQDGRKTRKQNKDQKLTNDLNKINKILARKKGEKDGADDGGHYDDDLPSSKKQRG from the exons ATGTCGTCGAAGAAGAACTACTACAAGGAGAAGATGATGCGGCGGAA AgaggagaaaaaggaagaaCCAGAGACACCCAGGTATCGCGACCGTGCTAAGGAACGTCGTGAAGATCAAAACCCAGATTATGAGCCTACAGAGCTTGGTTCGTTTCATGCTGTGGCACCTCCTGGGACAGATTTGAG GCTGGCAGATGCGCACAAGATTTCAATTGAGAAAAGCAAATATCTAGGAG GTGATTTGGAGCATACACATTTGGTCAAAGGCTTGGACTATGCTCTACTTCACAAAGTACGGAGTGAAATTGAAAAGAAACCTGAAGCAGAGGATAGGAAGGATGCAAAATCAAG GTCAACAAAAGAAGATCAGGCAGTCTCCTTCCGCACTGCAACTGCAAAG TCTGTCTACCAATGGATCATAAAGCCACAAAGCATAATAAAAGAGAATGAGTTGTTTCTGCCTGGTCGGATGTCATTTATTTACAATATG GAGGAAGGAGTAACCAATGATATTCCAACAACTCTTCATAGGAGCAAAGCTGATTGCCCAATTCCAGAG GAGATGGTAACTGTCAGTGTGGATGGTTCTGTACTTGACAGGATTGCTAAAATTATGACATACCTCCGACTTGGATCTTCAGGGAAGGtcttaaagaaaaagaaaaaggagagagattTAAAAG GGAAGAACAATTTGGTGAGCGCTGACTATGACAAGGCAGTAAAACCTTCCCAAACTAATGGTTCTGCTCTGAAACATCAATCACAGAAGGAtatgccgccgccaccagcaccCCCTCGGAACAATAATTTTAATGGAAATGAGAAACAATCTGCCCCTGTTGCTAGAGCAGATGACAATGACATTTTTGTCGGAGATGGGGTTGACTATTCTGCCCCTAACAAGGAAATGAGCCAGAGCCCTGTTTCTGAGGATATGGATGAATCCCCACATAACCATCAGAAGCAGACTTATTTCACTGAACCCATGTATGGTCCAATACCACCATCTGAACCTGCTCAAGCTTGGCAACAGCCG AATGGGTATGATGCTGTTCAAGCCCAGATGGCAGCTGCCGGGTATCAAGGCGACTGGTCAGGCTATGTGTATGCAGAACAGCAGTTGGCTTATCCAGTACAGTATTTGCAACAAAGCACCCAGGAATATGATGTGTTAGCTGACCCTAGTATATCCCAGGATCCAAGGTTCATGACTCAAGCAGACAAGGATCGGGGCCTAGGTTCTGTTTTCAAACGTGATGATCAAAGGCTTAATCAGCTGAGAGAAAAAGATGCGCGGGAGAGAGATCCAAATTTTATTTCAGATAGTTACTCCGAGTGCTATCCTGGTTACCAGGAGTATAATAATGAGATTGCAGGGAGTGACGATGAAGACGATTTATCAAAGATGGATATGGGTGGACGG GCGAAGGGTCGTCTTCACAGGTGGGACTTTGAGACGGAAGAGGAGTGGGCAAAATACAATGATCAGAAAGAAGCCATGCCGAAGGCCGCCTTCCAGTTTGGTGTGAAGATGCAGGATGGTAGGAAGACGAGGAAGCAGAACAAGGACCAAAAGCTCACGAATGACCTCAACAAGATAAACAAGATCCTGGCTCGGAAGAAGGGTGAAAAGGATGGGGCTGATGATGGTGGCCATTATGATGATGATTTACCTAGCTCAAAGAAACAGCGTGGCTGA
- the LOC120696685 gene encoding suppressor of mec-8 and unc-52 protein homolog 2-like isoform X1: MSSKKNYYKEKMMRRKEEKKEEPETPRYRDRAKERREDQNPDYEPTELGSFHAVAPPGTDLRLADAHKISIEKSKYLGGDLEHTHLVKGLDYALLHKVRSEIEKKPEAEDRKDAKSRSTKEDQAVSFRTATAKSVYQWIIKPQSIIKENELFLPGRMSFIYNMEEGVTNDIPTTLHRSKADCPIPEEMVTVSVDGSVLDRIAKIMTYLRLGSSGKVLKKKKKERDLKAGKNNLVSADYDKAVKPSQTNGSALKHQSQKDMPPPPAPPRNNNFNGNEKQSAPVARADDNDIFVGDGVDYSAPNKEMSQSPVSEDMDESPHNHQKQTYFTEPMYGPIPPSEPAQAWQQPNGYDAVQAQMAAAGYQGDWSGYVYAEQQLAYPVQYLQQSTQEYDVLADPSISQDPRFMTQADKDRGLGSVFKRDDQRLNQLREKDARERDPNFISDSYSECYPGYQEYNNEIAGSDDEDDLSKMDMGGRAKGRLHRWDFETEEEWAKYNDQKEAMPKAAFQFGVKMQDGRKTRKQNKDQKLTNDLNKINKILARKKGEKDGADDGGHYDDDLPSSKKQRG; this comes from the exons ATGTCGTCGAAGAAGAACTACTACAAGGAGAAGATGATGCGGCGGAA AgaggagaaaaaggaagaaCCAGAGACACCCAGGTATCGCGACCGTGCTAAGGAACGTCGTGAAGATCAAAACCCAGATTATGAGCCTACAGAGCTTGGTTCGTTTCATGCTGTGGCACCTCCTGGGACAGATTTGAG GCTGGCAGATGCGCACAAGATTTCAATTGAGAAAAGCAAATATCTAGGAG GTGATTTGGAGCATACACATTTGGTCAAAGGCTTGGACTATGCTCTACTTCACAAAGTACGGAGTGAAATTGAAAAGAAACCTGAAGCAGAGGATAGGAAGGATGCAAAATCAAG GTCAACAAAAGAAGATCAGGCAGTCTCCTTCCGCACTGCAACTGCAAAG TCTGTCTACCAATGGATCATAAAGCCACAAAGCATAATAAAAGAGAATGAGTTGTTTCTGCCTGGTCGGATGTCATTTATTTACAATATG GAGGAAGGAGTAACCAATGATATTCCAACAACTCTTCATAGGAGCAAAGCTGATTGCCCAATTCCAGAG GAGATGGTAACTGTCAGTGTGGATGGTTCTGTACTTGACAGGATTGCTAAAATTATGACATACCTCCGACTTGGATCTTCAGGGAAGGtcttaaagaaaaagaaaaaggagagagattTAAAAG CAGGGAAGAACAATTTGGTGAGCGCTGACTATGACAAGGCAGTAAAACCTTCCCAAACTAATGGTTCTGCTCTGAAACATCAATCACAGAAGGAtatgccgccgccaccagcaccCCCTCGGAACAATAATTTTAATGGAAATGAGAAACAATCTGCCCCTGTTGCTAGAGCAGATGACAATGACATTTTTGTCGGAGATGGGGTTGACTATTCTGCCCCTAACAAGGAAATGAGCCAGAGCCCTGTTTCTGAGGATATGGATGAATCCCCACATAACCATCAGAAGCAGACTTATTTCACTGAACCCATGTATGGTCCAATACCACCATCTGAACCTGCTCAAGCTTGGCAACAGCCG AATGGGTATGATGCTGTTCAAGCCCAGATGGCAGCTGCCGGGTATCAAGGCGACTGGTCAGGCTATGTGTATGCAGAACAGCAGTTGGCTTATCCAGTACAGTATTTGCAACAAAGCACCCAGGAATATGATGTGTTAGCTGACCCTAGTATATCCCAGGATCCAAGGTTCATGACTCAAGCAGACAAGGATCGGGGCCTAGGTTCTGTTTTCAAACGTGATGATCAAAGGCTTAATCAGCTGAGAGAAAAAGATGCGCGGGAGAGAGATCCAAATTTTATTTCAGATAGTTACTCCGAGTGCTATCCTGGTTACCAGGAGTATAATAATGAGATTGCAGGGAGTGACGATGAAGACGATTTATCAAAGATGGATATGGGTGGACGG GCGAAGGGTCGTCTTCACAGGTGGGACTTTGAGACGGAAGAGGAGTGGGCAAAATACAATGATCAGAAAGAAGCCATGCCGAAGGCCGCCTTCCAGTTTGGTGTGAAGATGCAGGATGGTAGGAAGACGAGGAAGCAGAACAAGGACCAAAAGCTCACGAATGACCTCAACAAGATAAACAAGATCCTGGCTCGGAAGAAGGGTGAAAAGGATGGGGCTGATGATGGTGGCCATTATGATGATGATTTACCTAGCTCAAAGAAACAGCGTGGCTGA